Within the Malus sylvestris chromosome 4, drMalSylv7.2, whole genome shotgun sequence genome, the region TGCTTCCCtttaataaaggaaaactaatgaaaagagcttgaaaactttgagttttaatgataaggacaaaataaaaggtaaagtgaatagtaccatgattgactttttagtgtaaaaatatgatttttcgttaaagtgaacaataccgagtgtttttcgttaaagtttccattTAATAATGCTCTGTTCAAATAAGAAAAGCGAAAACagagtaattttatttatttatttatttattgccCGGAGATGGAGCAATTTAAAACAAACACTCTTAGACCAAATTATCAAAAAGAGACGTTGCATTTGTTGTCTTCTTCCACCGCTGCAGATCAATTTGGATAAAGCTCTTTCAAAACCACCTAACGTAACGCCTTAAGGGCAATACCCACACGAAAAAACAAGCACGTGATCCGGTCAGTTGATTAGGATAATATATTAATCTAGTTAGTTGATTAAGACCATACGTTACTCAGTTGACTAAAACGTTGCTCTCTAATTCAAAGCATAAACTCCATAAATTAAAACAGTTTAAAATATCGTCTTAGAAAGTCCACTAAAACAGTATGTCGTTGCTCACTAACTCAAAGCATAATCTCTATAAATTAGAACAGTTTAAAATATCGAAGGCCGTAATCTAAACTTAATAAACAAAGACATTGTTCATAAAAATAGAACTTTAACTATTATTTGATTATAAAGTACCACTATTAAAAGGACTTTCACACCAACAAGAACAACATAAGAACAACAGAAAGGCAAGAAGCCCTACGAATCCCAAAAGACCCAAAGGCCCTTTACCTCATCCCTCAAACCTCCACAACTCCCTTGACCTCCTCCTTCACCTCCTTCCCCTTCCCATCCTTCTCACAAGCACTTTCCTCAACCTCAAAAGCACTTACAGGAAAAGTCCTAAACAACCCAGCAGGGGTCTTGAAGGTGATCTTCCCAGTTGGAGGGTCATCAACGTAAATGTCACTGAGCTGCACCCACACCAAGAGCTCCTTGGTCTTCACCCCTGTCAGCTTCTTGATCTTGCCCTTCTCAACAATGGCTGTGACCTCAGGGGCATAACTGACCAACTTCCCAATTTTCTCAAACTTGTGGGTGTAGCTCTTCTTCTGTTTGAGCCACACAAAGCCAGTTTCT harbors:
- the LOC126619207 gene encoding uncharacterized protein LOC126619207: MSSLITAEIKSKADELYHGDEICQQKAKQLLSEISLPNGLLPLKDIEECGIIRETGFVWLKQKKSYTHKFEKIGKLVSYAPEVTAIVEKGKIKKLTGVKTKELLVWVQLSDIYVDDPPTGKITFKTPAGLFRTFPVSAFEVEESACEKDGKGKEVKEEVKGVVEV